In the genome of Mucisphaera calidilacus, one region contains:
- a CDS encoding MATE family efflux transporter yields the protein MTRTPSAATTRGIPEPGPRPLSGRLAGMSLPRQVMVLSVWPLLEQYLSFLVGMVDIVLAARLEPEAVGIAATDALGIAGYVMWLMGMLLGAVGIGAAALVSRAVGSGRQRLANAATGQAVLLAVLMGLLITVGLVWFAEPIGALAGLDDEAGALATRYLQIVGFSAVANGLLFMGAACLRAAGDARTPFVVMVVVNVVNIVTSVLFVLGPEPLGGWGVTGIAAGTALAWFVGALITLWVLIGGRSGIALTWFWLRPHWHTTKRIVRVGIPQLLESLGIWAGNFAVLALIGRLAGEGLIGAHMIAVRIESLSFLGGFAVAQAASTLMGQYLGARDPRRAGITTLACTGIAVVIMGVFGVAFIVFPEFLTSIVSNKEAHLAVTPELLWICGWVQPFFAISIVMSSALRGAGDTKVTMWLSFVSLFAIRLPLVVFFGWYMEWGLVGVWYGLTGEWLIRASLFMGRFLQGGWQRVEV from the coding sequence GTGACACGAACGCCATCGGCGGCCACCACACGGGGCATCCCTGAGCCCGGGCCCAGGCCCCTGTCGGGTCGGCTGGCGGGGATGTCGCTGCCGCGTCAGGTGATGGTGTTGTCGGTCTGGCCGCTGCTGGAGCAGTATCTGAGCTTTCTGGTGGGCATGGTGGACATTGTCCTGGCGGCTCGGCTGGAGCCGGAGGCGGTGGGCATTGCTGCGACGGACGCTCTGGGGATTGCCGGGTACGTGATGTGGCTGATGGGGATGCTTCTGGGTGCGGTGGGGATCGGTGCCGCGGCGCTGGTCTCGCGTGCGGTGGGGAGCGGTCGTCAGCGGCTGGCGAACGCGGCGACGGGTCAGGCGGTGCTGCTCGCGGTGCTGATGGGTCTGCTCATCACGGTGGGGCTGGTCTGGTTCGCGGAGCCGATCGGTGCGCTGGCGGGGTTGGATGACGAGGCCGGTGCCCTGGCGACGCGGTACCTGCAGATCGTGGGTTTCTCGGCGGTGGCGAATGGCCTGCTCTTCATGGGTGCGGCTTGCCTGCGTGCGGCGGGTGATGCGCGGACACCTTTTGTGGTGATGGTGGTCGTGAACGTGGTCAACATTGTGACGTCGGTTTTGTTTGTGCTTGGGCCTGAGCCGCTGGGAGGCTGGGGCGTGACGGGCATCGCGGCGGGCACGGCGTTGGCGTGGTTCGTGGGGGCGTTGATCACGTTGTGGGTGCTGATCGGCGGCCGGTCGGGGATCGCGTTGACGTGGTTCTGGCTGCGTCCGCACTGGCATACGACCAAGCGGATCGTCCGGGTGGGGATCCCGCAGCTGCTCGAGTCGCTGGGCATCTGGGCGGGAAACTTCGCGGTTCTGGCGCTGATCGGTCGTCTGGCGGGCGAGGGGCTGATCGGTGCGCACATGATCGCGGTGCGGATCGAGTCGCTGAGCTTCCTGGGTGGATTCGCGGTGGCGCAGGCGGCCTCGACGCTGATGGGTCAGTACCTGGGTGCGCGCGATCCGCGTCGTGCGGGGATCACGACGCTGGCGTGCACGGGGATCGCGGTGGTGATCATGGGTGTGTTCGGTGTTGCCTTCATCGTGTTCCCCGAGTTTTTGACGTCGATCGTGAGTAACAAGGAGGCGCACCTGGCGGTCACGCCTGAGCTGCTGTGGATCTGCGGCTGGGTTCAGCCCTTTTTTGCGATCTCGATCGTGATGTCGTCGGCGTTGCGGGGAGCGGGCGACACGAAGGTGACGATGTGGCTGAGTTTTGTGAGTCTGTTCGCGATCCGGCTGCCGCTGGTGGTGTTTTTTGGCTGGTACATGGAGTGGGGTCTGGTGGGTGTGTGGTACGGGCTGACGGGCGAGTGGCTGATTCGGGCTTCGCTGTTTATGGGGCGTTTTCTGCAGGGCGGGTGGCAGCGCGTGGAGGTGTAG
- the ribD gene encoding bifunctional diaminohydroxyphosphoribosylaminopyrimidine deaminase/5-amino-6-(5-phosphoribosylamino)uracil reductase RibD encodes MGRVLSESENPRQASAWMARALALAARGEGFVEPNPMVGAVLVRDGQLLGEGWHRRFGGRHAEVEALADADRRGLGVRGATCYVTLEPCSHHGKTGPCADALIEAGVGCVVAAMEDPHVAVSGGGFAKLRDAGVEVAVGDGELAARRLNRWWVKRLETGLPWVIAKWAQTVDGKVATRTGDSQWISNEDSRRRVHELRGRVDAVMVGVGTAIADDPTLTARGVEVRREACRVVVDPNGRLPAGSKLLTDGGPAVEVVGDPEAGLRKLVVEREASNVLVEGGPRLVGSMLDAGLVDELWVFVGPKILGDHGGMSAAWGAERDLMPSAHALVLESVERVSGDVLLRYAVGG; translated from the coding sequence ATGGGACGTGTTCTATCTGAGTCAGAAAATCCGAGGCAGGCGTCGGCGTGGATGGCGCGGGCATTGGCGTTGGCGGCGCGGGGCGAGGGTTTTGTGGAGCCGAACCCGATGGTGGGGGCGGTGCTGGTGCGGGACGGGCAGTTGCTGGGTGAGGGGTGGCATCGGCGATTTGGCGGCCGGCACGCGGAGGTGGAGGCGCTGGCCGATGCGGATCGCCGGGGTCTGGGTGTGCGAGGCGCGACCTGCTACGTGACGCTTGAACCTTGTTCACACCATGGCAAGACGGGCCCGTGTGCGGATGCATTGATCGAAGCGGGTGTGGGTTGCGTGGTGGCGGCGATGGAGGACCCGCACGTGGCGGTGTCGGGCGGAGGCTTTGCCAAGCTGCGTGATGCGGGGGTCGAGGTGGCGGTGGGTGATGGCGAGTTGGCGGCTCGGCGGCTGAATCGGTGGTGGGTCAAGCGGCTGGAGACGGGCCTGCCCTGGGTGATCGCCAAGTGGGCGCAGACGGTGGACGGGAAGGTGGCGACGCGGACGGGAGACAGCCAGTGGATCAGCAACGAGGACTCGCGTCGTCGTGTGCACGAGCTGCGCGGACGGGTGGATGCGGTGATGGTGGGTGTGGGCACGGCGATCGCGGACGACCCGACGCTGACGGCGCGGGGCGTGGAGGTCCGGCGGGAGGCGTGCCGGGTGGTGGTCGATCCGAACGGGCGATTGCCCGCGGGCTCGAAGTTGCTGACCGATGGCGGGCCTGCGGTGGAAGTGGTTGGGGATCCCGAGGCGGGCTTGCGGAAGCTGGTCGTTGAGCGTGAGGCGTCGAACGTGCTGGTGGAGGGTGGTCCTCGGCTGGTCGGCTCGATGCTGGACGCGGGACTGGTTGATGAATTATGGGTGTTCGTTGGGCCGAAGATTCTGGGGGATCACGGCGGGATGAGCGCTGCGTGGGGCGCGGAGCGTGACCTGATGCCGTCCGCGCACGCGTTGGTGCTTGAGAGTGTGGAACGGGTGTCGGGCGATGTGCTGCTGCGTTACGCGGTTGGGGGCTGA
- a CDS encoding AsmA family protein, translating to MKPILRWTLIVLGVLVILASITIYLVIINLNDIVRRGVEIGGTYALGVETTLQEVDLRPLRGSIALKGLRVANPEGFSDDHFMLLQNISINADINTLTTNDILIYDLTIDGLDVNLEIRDDQNNYDVILANLKKLKGDQTAEDQSEPAPPAPEESPKRTLAANTITIQNLEADADVKLGGSQQRTVHVKVPPIELKDFRTDEGKGPVVSQLSGVITRVVLTAIAKQGHELLPAAALGTLEEGLGALGDVSVFTIKGVGTVGKGVLNLGKDAVEGAGKVGKDAVEGVGNMGKGAVKGVGDVGKGIGNLITGKKKEKPEQEQNDDTPNEE from the coding sequence ATGAAGCCCATCCTGCGCTGGACACTCATCGTACTAGGCGTCCTCGTCATCCTCGCCTCCATCACCATCTACCTCGTCATCATCAATCTCAACGACATCGTCCGCCGAGGCGTCGAGATCGGCGGGACCTACGCGCTGGGCGTCGAAACAACCCTCCAGGAAGTCGACCTCAGACCCCTCCGAGGCAGCATCGCCCTCAAAGGCCTCCGCGTCGCCAACCCCGAAGGCTTCTCCGACGATCACTTCATGCTCCTCCAGAACATCAGCATCAACGCCGACATCAACACCCTCACCACCAACGACATCCTGATCTACGACCTCACCATCGACGGTCTCGACGTCAACCTCGAAATCCGTGACGATCAGAACAACTACGACGTCATCCTCGCCAACCTCAAGAAACTCAAGGGCGACCAAACAGCCGAAGACCAGAGCGAACCTGCCCCACCCGCGCCCGAAGAATCGCCCAAGCGGACCCTGGCCGCCAACACCATCACCATCCAGAACCTCGAGGCCGACGCTGACGTCAAACTTGGCGGCTCCCAGCAACGAACCGTCCACGTCAAAGTCCCACCCATCGAACTCAAGGACTTCCGCACCGACGAGGGCAAAGGCCCCGTCGTCTCCCAGCTCTCGGGCGTCATCACACGCGTCGTTCTCACCGCCATCGCCAAGCAGGGCCACGAACTGCTCCCGGCAGCCGCGCTCGGCACCCTCGAAGAGGGCCTCGGCGCACTCGGCGACGTCTCCGTGTTCACCATCAAAGGCGTCGGAACCGTCGGCAAAGGCGTCCTCAACCTCGGCAAAGACGCCGTGGAGGGCGCTGGCAAGGTCGGTAAGGATGCCGTCGAAGGCGTCGGTAACATGGGCAAGGGCGCGGTCAAGGGCGTCGGCGACGTCGGCAAGGGCATCGGTAACCTCATCACCGGCAAGAAGAAAGAGAAGCCCGAGCAGGAACAGAACGACGACACGCCCAACGAGGAATAG
- a CDS encoding ThuA domain-containing protein, giving the protein MASPIRVTVWHEHRHELENEVVQRVYPKGMHTVMKEAIEEQLGQDVVVRTALLDDPEHGLTELVLAETDVLTWWGHMSHGDVADEIVTRVQERVLEGMGLIVLHSGHYAKIFKRLLGTTCSLRWREIGELERIWCVNPGHPIADGIDACFEVPQAEMYGELFDIPEPDELVFVSWFEGGEVFRSGCCWRRGKGRLFYFRPGHETYPIYYQAEVRKVLGNAVKWAAPASSSPYELKAKHIEETLSPVAKR; this is encoded by the coding sequence ATGGCATCACCGATTCGGGTCACGGTCTGGCACGAGCACCGTCACGAGCTCGAGAACGAAGTGGTTCAGCGGGTGTACCCCAAGGGTATGCACACGGTGATGAAGGAAGCCATCGAGGAGCAGTTGGGTCAGGACGTGGTGGTTCGGACGGCGCTGCTGGATGATCCGGAGCACGGCCTGACCGAGTTGGTGCTGGCGGAGACCGACGTGCTGACGTGGTGGGGGCACATGTCGCACGGCGACGTGGCGGACGAGATCGTGACACGGGTGCAGGAGCGTGTGCTGGAGGGGATGGGGCTGATTGTGCTGCATTCCGGTCACTACGCGAAGATCTTCAAGCGTTTGCTCGGGACGACGTGTTCGCTGAGGTGGCGTGAGATCGGCGAGCTGGAGCGTATCTGGTGTGTCAATCCGGGGCACCCGATCGCGGACGGGATTGACGCGTGCTTCGAGGTTCCTCAGGCGGAGATGTACGGCGAGCTATTCGATATTCCCGAGCCGGACGAGCTGGTGTTCGTGAGCTGGTTCGAGGGCGGTGAGGTGTTCCGGTCGGGCTGCTGCTGGCGACGGGGCAAGGGCAGGCTGTTCTACTTCCGCCCGGGTCACGAGACGTACCCGATCTATTACCAGGCCGAGGTGCGCAAGGTTCTGGGCAACGCGGTGAAGTGGGCGGCCCCTGCGTCGAGTTCGCCTTACGAGCTCAAGGCCAAGCATATTGAGGAAACGCTGAGCCCGGTCGCCAAGCGCTGA
- a CDS encoding anhydro-N-acetylmuramic acid kinase: protein MTTTPTRWAVGCMTGTSLDGLDSALVKVTGTGLALAAELVAHHATPLDDRLAATLRSLAEGTPHPAEDFLRASRALGQTYARGIRQLLDQQPDTPDISLVAAHGQTIWHIGDEHLSWQLFDPWPVVHDLNLPVVYDLRQADLISGGQGAPITPITDPILYGRDQRLAVINLGGICNYTLAIPEADSPFPRITAGDLCPCNLLLDGLTRTLLNQPYDRNGEVTATGTPNPQLIQIITTAVGNAPTTLGREQFGQAWVDDLLAASPDTPPADWLASACAYIGQKLSQTIEKHKVKTGVLAGGGALNHALTRAIADASSNPDAWTTSDQLGIPSEAREAASFAILGILSADAVPITLTSVTGAQNPRVAGTWVWPNRILG, encoded by the coding sequence ATGACGACAACCCCAACCCGATGGGCCGTCGGCTGCATGACCGGCACCAGCCTCGACGGCCTCGACTCCGCACTCGTCAAGGTCACCGGAACCGGCCTCGCCCTCGCCGCCGAACTCGTCGCCCATCACGCCACACCCCTCGACGACCGACTCGCCGCCACCCTCCGCTCCCTCGCCGAGGGAACCCCCCACCCCGCCGAAGACTTCCTCCGCGCCAGCCGCGCCCTCGGCCAGACCTACGCCCGAGGCATCCGCCAACTCCTCGACCAACAGCCCGACACACCCGACATCAGCCTCGTCGCGGCCCACGGCCAGACCATCTGGCACATCGGCGACGAACACCTCTCCTGGCAGCTCTTCGACCCCTGGCCCGTCGTTCACGACCTCAACCTCCCCGTCGTCTACGACCTCAGACAGGCCGACCTCATCTCAGGCGGTCAAGGGGCACCCATCACACCGATCACCGACCCCATCCTCTACGGCCGTGACCAGCGCCTCGCCGTCATCAACCTTGGCGGCATCTGCAACTACACCCTTGCCATCCCCGAAGCCGATTCCCCTTTCCCGCGCATCACAGCGGGCGACCTCTGCCCCTGCAATCTTCTACTCGACGGCCTCACACGAACCCTCCTCAACCAGCCCTACGACAGAAACGGCGAAGTCACCGCCACCGGCACCCCAAACCCCCAACTTATCCAGATCATCACCACCGCCGTCGGCAACGCACCCACCACCCTCGGCCGAGAACAGTTCGGTCAGGCCTGGGTCGACGACCTCCTCGCCGCCAGCCCCGACACCCCGCCCGCCGACTGGCTCGCCTCAGCCTGTGCCTACATCGGGCAGAAATTGTCTCAAACGATTGAAAAACATAAAGTTAAAACCGGTGTCCTCGCCGGCGGGGGGGCGCTGAACCACGCTCTGACCCGCGCCATCGCCGACGCCAGCTCCAACCCCGACGCCTGGACCACCTCCGATCAACTCGGCATCCCCAGCGAAGCACGCGAAGCCGCCTCCTTCGCCATCCTGGGCATCCTCTCCGCCGATGCCGTCCCAATCACGCTCACCAGCGTGACCGGCGCTCAAAATCCTCGGGTTGCCGGAACTTGGGTTTGGCCAAATCGAATTCTGGGGTAG
- a CDS encoding zinc ribbon domain-containing protein, producing the protein MAEPPDNVTTQALCPHCIKPVEPLDHFCPHCAKPITTHAATDPLGQVYATGSLYRIAADHKKPNRFLLVGMWALCLPMLFAPATGGLGLLLAVIYFVMLWKVTANYLRARKTDTSLPAEIPADTYDALTAEALSYPFEGAEATTASEPDPPKRMDPLVVLGLIMLIAILVMLSLLMIGPTFFPPG; encoded by the coding sequence ATGGCCGAGCCACCCGACAACGTGACCACGCAGGCCCTCTGCCCGCACTGCATCAAGCCGGTCGAGCCCCTCGACCACTTCTGCCCCCACTGCGCCAAGCCCATCACCACCCACGCCGCTACCGACCCCCTCGGCCAGGTCTACGCCACCGGATCGCTCTACCGCATCGCCGCCGACCACAAGAAACCCAACCGCTTCCTGCTCGTAGGCATGTGGGCGCTCTGCCTGCCGATGCTCTTCGCGCCCGCGACAGGCGGCCTGGGCCTGCTGCTCGCCGTCATCTACTTCGTCATGCTCTGGAAGGTCACCGCCAACTACCTCCGCGCTCGCAAAACCGACACCAGCCTGCCCGCCGAGATACCCGCCGACACCTACGACGCCCTCACCGCCGAGGCCCTCAGCTACCCCTTCGAGGGAGCCGAAGCCACAACCGCCAGCGAGCCCGACCCGCCTAAACGCATGGACCCGCTTGTCGTCCTCGGCCTCATCATGCTCATCGCCATCCTCGTCATGCTCAGCCTGCTCATGATCGGCCCCACCTTCTTCCCGCCCGGCTGA
- a CDS encoding NfeD family protein, with protein sequence MKPQHRIPALLVLLLASLVAPLVAQTTAPINTQTATPARQPAAPLPSMIPPGGQLALLKIEGVITGALEELINRRIERALNQGAGIIVFDFDTPGGELAAALRISRNIKGVPVPTVAWINPEAYSAGILLASACDELVMATSASTGDAAPISLLSSNLGSTERAKALSPLLAEFRDNATRNGYDYAPFHAMCVLGVEVYLIENPETGQQRLVNQVDYRLMVHGSPSLARQVSQGLSSLTDTSGGVGNPSQEIATASDFGKWRPVDVLPSGDRAPDGRIHDGKSLLTVKDIRARDIRISRATIDTTAELETYLGAAGSFVVNNSWAERAALFMSQWWVRAILLVIFFTGFLIELSAPGLSLPGAVAVCALVGLFGSPIILGLASAWHIVLFLIGFALLVTDLLFLIGFGFLGAAGLAIMAFALIVSVLPSGASPLGFSDPAYWNQLASAFATIIVGAGATIITAAILSRYFNQIPLFSKLVLATPQPVGPVEDLHIAGEEVLGSGHLECGQRGVVASAGMRPSGEIEIDGQRIDAVTDGEFLAHGTPVRIVDIQGNRIVVERDDQPPTA encoded by the coding sequence ATGAAACCGCAACACCGCATCCCGGCCCTGCTCGTGCTCCTGCTGGCGAGCCTGGTCGCCCCCCTCGTCGCACAGACGACCGCGCCCATCAACACCCAGACCGCTACCCCCGCACGCCAGCCCGCCGCACCCCTCCCCTCCATGATCCCGCCGGGCGGACAACTCGCCCTCCTCAAGATCGAGGGTGTCATCACCGGAGCCCTCGAGGAACTCATCAACCGCCGCATCGAACGCGCCCTCAACCAGGGGGCCGGCATCATCGTCTTCGACTTCGACACGCCAGGCGGCGAACTGGCCGCGGCCCTCCGCATCAGCCGCAACATCAAGGGCGTGCCCGTCCCCACCGTCGCGTGGATCAACCCCGAGGCCTACTCCGCCGGCATCCTCCTTGCCTCCGCCTGCGACGAACTCGTGATGGCCACCTCCGCCTCCACAGGCGACGCGGCACCCATCTCGCTGCTCAGCAGCAACCTCGGCTCCACCGAACGCGCCAAGGCACTCTCACCCCTCCTCGCCGAGTTCCGTGACAACGCGACCCGCAACGGCTACGACTACGCCCCCTTCCACGCCATGTGCGTCCTCGGCGTCGAGGTCTACCTCATCGAAAACCCCGAAACCGGCCAGCAGCGACTCGTCAACCAGGTCGACTACCGGCTCATGGTCCACGGCTCACCCTCCCTTGCACGACAGGTCTCCCAGGGACTCTCCAGCCTCACCGACACCTCAGGCGGCGTAGGCAACCCCTCCCAGGAAATCGCCACCGCCAGCGACTTCGGTAAGTGGCGACCCGTCGACGTCCTCCCCTCGGGTGACCGCGCGCCCGACGGACGCATCCACGACGGCAAGTCGCTGCTCACCGTCAAGGACATCCGCGCCCGCGACATCCGAATCAGCCGAGCCACCATCGATACCACCGCCGAACTCGAAACCTACCTCGGTGCCGCCGGCTCTTTCGTCGTCAACAACAGCTGGGCCGAACGCGCCGCACTCTTCATGTCCCAGTGGTGGGTCCGAGCCATCCTCCTTGTCATCTTCTTCACCGGCTTCCTCATCGAGCTCTCCGCGCCGGGCCTCTCACTCCCCGGTGCCGTCGCCGTCTGTGCCCTCGTCGGTCTCTTCGGCTCGCCGATCATCCTCGGCCTCGCCTCGGCCTGGCATATCGTCCTCTTCCTCATCGGCTTCGCCCTGCTGGTGACCGACCTGCTCTTCCTCATCGGTTTCGGCTTCCTCGGCGCCGCCGGACTCGCCATCATGGCCTTCGCCCTGATCGTCTCCGTCCTCCCCTCCGGCGCGTCGCCCCTCGGCTTCTCCGACCCCGCCTACTGGAACCAGCTCGCCAGCGCCTTCGCCACCATCATCGTCGGGGCCGGAGCCACGATCATCACCGCCGCCATCCTCTCGCGTTACTTCAATCAGATACCCCTCTTCAGCAAACTCGTCCTCGCCACGCCCCAGCCCGTCGGGCCCGTCGAAGACCTCCACATCGCAGGCGAAGAGGTCCTCGGCAGCGGTCACCTCGAATGCGGCCAACGGGGCGTCGTCGCCTCCGCAGGCATGCGCCCCAGCGGCGAGATCGAGATCGACGGCCAGCGCATCGACGCCGTCACCGACGGCGAGTTCCTCGCCCACGGCACACCCGTCCGCATCGTCGATATCCAGGGCAACCGCATCGTTGTCGAACGCGACGATCAGCCCCCAACCGCGTAA
- the murQ gene encoding N-acetylmuramic acid 6-phosphate etherase, whose translation MIPNLKPSEDRGHLLTEQRLEAAARLDTLSTSEVLQVINDQDATVALAVRQAIPQITQLVDRIVEGHKQGGSLVYSGAGTSGRLGVLDASECPPTFHCNPNDVIGIMCGGDTALRVAVEGAEDDPDEILPHFDRLNLGEHDTFVGIAAGGTTPYVWGAIEHAKARGAATGLVSCVTIDSLPSDLPLEKLDFPVEVLVGPEVVTGSTRMKAGTATKLALNMITTATMVRLGKVWGNLMIDLQIKNAKLVDRAIRILRGQNPDMTRDKALEILHAAHGRVKLALVMAGCDIDAEKAQHLLEENAGRVRPLLGDPK comes from the coding sequence ATGATCCCGAACCTCAAGCCCTCCGAAGACCGCGGCCACCTGCTCACCGAGCAACGCCTCGAGGCCGCCGCGCGTCTCGATACGCTCTCCACCTCTGAAGTGCTCCAGGTCATCAACGACCAGGACGCCACCGTCGCCCTCGCCGTCAGGCAGGCGATCCCTCAGATCACCCAACTCGTCGACCGCATCGTTGAAGGACACAAGCAGGGCGGTTCACTCGTCTACTCCGGCGCCGGCACCTCCGGACGCCTGGGCGTCCTCGACGCCTCCGAATGCCCGCCCACCTTCCACTGCAACCCCAACGACGTCATCGGCATCATGTGCGGCGGCGATACCGCCCTCCGCGTCGCCGTCGAAGGCGCTGAAGACGACCCCGACGAGATCCTCCCCCACTTCGACCGACTGAACCTAGGCGAGCACGACACCTTCGTCGGCATCGCGGCCGGCGGAACCACGCCCTACGTCTGGGGTGCCATCGAGCACGCCAAGGCACGCGGCGCCGCCACCGGGCTCGTCTCCTGCGTCACGATCGACTCCCTCCCCTCCGATCTGCCCCTCGAAAAACTCGACTTCCCCGTCGAAGTCCTCGTCGGGCCCGAGGTCGTCACCGGCTCCACACGCATGAAAGCCGGCACCGCCACCAAACTCGCACTCAACATGATCACCACCGCCACCATGGTCCGGCTCGGCAAGGTCTGGGGCAACCTCATGATCGACCTCCAGATCAAGAACGCCAAACTCGTCGACCGCGCCATCCGCATCCTCCGCGGACAGAACCCGGACATGACCCGCGACAAGGCCCTCGAGATCCTCCACGCGGCCCACGGCCGGGTGAAACTCGCACTCGTCATGGCCGGCTGCGACATCGACGCCGAGAAAGCCCAGCACCTGCTCGAAGAAAACGCCGGTCGCGTCCGACCGCTTCTTGGCGACCCCAAGTAA
- the meaB gene encoding methylmalonyl Co-A mutase-associated GTPase MeaB has protein sequence MVDFEHQADMDKGKSALSVDKAGGDAAVARPLPRRRKLSVEAMAEGVIGGDRALLGRAITLVESNNAAHQQQAESLVTKVLPRTGKSYRVGVTGVPGVGKSTFIECLGMLLGEMGHRVAVLAVDPSSSVTGGSILGDKTRMAQLASADHAFIRPSPSAGTLGGVAKKTRETMLLVEAAGYDVVLVETVGVGQSETVVAEMTDCFLALMLPGAGDELQGIKRGLLEVTDVLAVNKADGDRVTLAQRSAGDLRRAMHYMPRRDMDWEVPVRCCSAQTGEGVEKVWETVAGRIDALRSSGVLDARRRKQALRWMWALIEDRLMSSLRGDAGVAEVLGRLEAEVESGAMAPTAAARAVLDRFMGS, from the coding sequence ATGGTTGATTTCGAGCATCAGGCGGATATGGACAAGGGCAAGTCGGCGTTGTCGGTCGACAAGGCGGGTGGCGATGCGGCCGTGGCCCGGCCGCTGCCGAGGCGTCGGAAGCTCTCGGTGGAGGCGATGGCGGAGGGTGTGATCGGCGGGGACCGGGCGTTGCTGGGTCGTGCGATCACGCTGGTGGAGTCGAACAACGCGGCGCATCAGCAGCAGGCGGAGTCGCTGGTGACGAAGGTCCTGCCGCGGACGGGCAAGAGTTACCGGGTGGGCGTGACGGGTGTGCCGGGCGTGGGCAAGAGCACTTTTATTGAGTGTCTGGGGATGCTGCTGGGGGAGATGGGGCATCGTGTGGCGGTGCTGGCGGTGGACCCGTCGTCGTCGGTGACTGGCGGCTCGATTCTGGGTGACAAGACGCGGATGGCGCAGCTGGCGTCGGCGGATCACGCGTTCATCCGGCCTTCGCCTTCGGCGGGGACGCTGGGCGGCGTGGCGAAGAAGACGCGTGAGACGATGCTGCTGGTCGAGGCGGCGGGTTACGACGTGGTGCTGGTGGAGACGGTGGGTGTGGGTCAGAGCGAGACGGTGGTGGCGGAGATGACGGACTGTTTTCTGGCGTTGATGCTGCCGGGCGCGGGCGATGAGTTGCAGGGGATCAAGCGTGGGCTGCTCGAGGTGACGGACGTGCTGGCGGTGAACAAGGCGGACGGGGACCGGGTGACGCTGGCCCAAAGATCGGCGGGCGATCTGCGGCGCGCGATGCACTATATGCCGCGGCGTGACATGGACTGGGAGGTGCCGGTCCGGTGCTGCAGTGCGCAGACGGGCGAGGGTGTTGAGAAGGTGTGGGAGACGGTGGCGGGCCGGATCGACGCGTTGCGGTCGTCGGGTGTGTTGGATGCGCGGCGGCGGAAGCAGGCGCTGCGGTGGATGTGGGCGCTGATCGAGGATCGGTTGATGAGTTCGCTGCGGGGCGACGCGGGTGTGGCGGAGGTGCTGGGCCGATTGGAGGCGGAGGTGGAATCGGGGGCGATGGCGCCGACGGCGGCGGCGCGGGCGGTGCTGGACCGGTTCATGGGGTCCTGA